Proteins from one Lachnospiraceae bacterium KGMB03038 genomic window:
- a CDS encoding cupin domain-containing protein, whose protein sequence is MDTEKMKRDLGGGAVFEIGDPNTAFGQYFIGQSYLKMLTMERVGVGNVTFEPGCRNNWHIHHKGGQILLVTGGRGWYQEWGKEAQELKAGDVVNIPPEVKHWHGAAADSWFQHLAIEVPAEGASNEWCEPVSDEEYGKLK, encoded by the coding sequence ATGGATACAGAGAAAATGAAACGGGATTTAGGAGGCGGAGCCGTATTTGAGATTGGAGATCCGAATACAGCTTTTGGGCAGTATTTTATCGGGCAGAGTTATCTTAAAATGCTGACCATGGAGAGAGTCGGCGTTGGCAATGTTACCTTCGAGCCGGGCTGCCGCAATAACTGGCACATTCATCATAAAGGCGGCCAGATTCTGCTTGTGACCGGAGGGAGAGGCTGGTATCAGGAATGGGGCAAAGAAGCTCAGGAGCTGAAGGCCGGCGATGTGGTAAATATTCCGCCGGAGGTGAAACACTGGCACGGGGCGGCCGCGGATTCCTGGTTCCAGCATCTTGCCATCGAAGTCCCGGCGGAGGGCGCTTCTAATGAGTGGTGTGAACCGGTATCTGACGAGGAGTACGGGAAATTAAAATAG
- a CDS encoding flavin reductase family protein: MKKNIGSTLALYPTPLVVVGAMAGEKPTWTLVGHVGIIGHDRILVSLASNHYINSFINEGKKLSLNIVDSSCLPEADYVGSVSGAKTDKSNVFDYEVGAAGTPIIQKVPLAMECTVVDVYNSKGFENFICTIDSTLVEETCLNEEGRIDYHKLKPVLFEFPTYEYIQTGEVLGKCLSFKNNL, encoded by the coding sequence ATGAAGAAAAATATTGGTTCTACATTAGCTTTATATCCTACTCCGCTTGTTGTCGTTGGCGCCATGGCCGGCGAAAAGCCAACCTGGACATTAGTAGGACATGTGGGCATCATTGGGCACGACCGAATTTTAGTAAGTCTTGCGTCCAATCATTACATTAACAGCTTTATTAACGAAGGGAAAAAGCTGTCTTTAAATATCGTTGACAGTTCCTGTCTTCCGGAGGCTGACTATGTAGGCAGCGTAAGCGGGGCCAAAACAGACAAATCCAACGTATTCGACTATGAAGTCGGAGCGGCCGGGACTCCCATCATCCAAAAGGTACCGTTGGCAATGGAATGTACCGTTGTTGATGTTTACAATTCCAAAGGTTTTGAAAATTTCATCTGTACCATCGACAGTACTCTGGTCGAAGAAACTTGCCTGAATGAAGAAGGACGTATTGATTACCACAAGCTAAAGCCAGTACTTTTTGAGTTCCCGACTTACGAATACATACAGACCGGCGAAGTCTTGGGGAAATGTCTGTCCTTCAAAAATAACCTGTAA
- a CDS encoding NAD-dependent epimerase/dehydratase family protein produces MENIVYLVTGAAGFLGSHICHELLERGSKVRALVLAGDRAAQYVPKEVEIVKGDLCDVDSLERFFTIPEGQTSIVIHCASMVTTNAAFNQKLMDVNVGGTENMIDQCLKHPECQKMVYVSSTGAIKEQPKGTLIRETDQFTPIDESRQVGCYSQSKALATQAVLDACAERGLKACVVHPSGILGPEDHAVGETTGTVIKIMNGEMPIGMGGSFNLCDVRDLAHGCVSAADKGRIGECYILGNKEVTLKEMCQMLHKASGCKKPYLYVPIGMAYKLAQWMEKKAEKTGEKPMMTKFAVYNLARNNQFDSSKAERELGYHTRPYEETLRDEAKWLMEEGFCKSYGESGRNVVFSQS; encoded by the coding sequence ATGGAAAACATAGTGTATCTGGTAACAGGGGCGGCAGGTTTCCTGGGAAGCCATATCTGCCATGAACTGCTGGAACGGGGAAGCAAGGTAAGAGCGCTGGTGCTTGCGGGCGACCGGGCCGCCCAATATGTTCCAAAGGAAGTGGAGATTGTGAAGGGAGACCTTTGTGATGTGGATTCCCTGGAACGGTTTTTCACCATCCCAGAGGGACAAACGTCGATCGTTATCCACTGCGCCAGCATGGTAACGACAAACGCGGCCTTTAATCAGAAATTAATGGATGTTAACGTGGGCGGGACAGAGAATATGATCGACCAATGTCTGAAACATCCCGAATGTCAGAAGATGGTATATGTCAGTTCTACAGGGGCGATCAAAGAGCAGCCCAAGGGAACTTTGATCCGGGAGACGGACCAGTTTACACCCATCGATGAAAGCAGGCAGGTGGGATGTTACAGTCAATCAAAAGCCTTGGCTACCCAGGCGGTGCTGGATGCCTGCGCGGAAAGAGGATTGAAAGCCTGCGTCGTTCACCCAAGCGGGATCCTGGGACCGGAAGATCATGCGGTGGGCGAGACCACAGGGACGGTCATCAAGATCATGAACGGCGAGATGCCAATAGGCATGGGCGGTTCGTTTAACCTCTGTGATGTGCGGGACTTGGCTCATGGCTGTGTAAGCGCGGCGGATAAGGGAAGGATTGGTGAATGTTATATCCTTGGGAATAAGGAAGTAACGTTAAAGGAAATGTGCCAGATGCTCCACAAAGCCAGCGGCTGTAAGAAGCCGTATCTGTATGTGCCGATCGGTATGGCTTATAAACTGGCTCAGTGGATGGAGAAAAAGGCGGAAAAGACGGGAGAAAAGCCTATGATGACGAAGTTTGCCGTGTATAATCTGGCCAGAAATAATCAGTTTGACTCTTCTAAGGCGGAGCGGGAACTGGGATATCACACCAGGCCCTATGAGGAGACCCTAAGGGATGAGGCAAAGTGGCTGATGGAAGAAGGATTCTGCAAGAGTTATGGAGAAAGCGGCAGAAATGTTGTGTTCTCTCAAAGCTAA
- a CDS encoding TetR/AcrR family transcriptional regulator produces the protein MEAMTKESNQLTALRQNEIIEACKSLYQTKGFREVTIKEISKKTSFSRPSIYNYFETKEEIFLALLTREYDRWTDKLETVSESNDNWDQEAFAKALAHTLEDQEIMLKIQTMNLYEIEENSREERLAEYKRSFYRTMTVIDDCLVSYKPDITELEKQDFRYAFFPFMYGIYAYAHPTEKQLTVMKQVGIPPYRTDSV, from the coding sequence ATGGAAGCCATGACAAAGGAATCAAATCAATTGACCGCCCTGCGGCAAAACGAAATCATCGAAGCCTGCAAGTCCCTTTACCAGACAAAAGGGTTCCGGGAAGTAACGATCAAAGAGATCAGCAAGAAAACCAGTTTTTCCAGGCCTTCCATTTATAATTACTTTGAAACAAAAGAAGAAATATTTCTCGCACTTTTAACAAGAGAATATGACCGTTGGACGGACAAACTGGAAACTGTCTCAGAGTCCAATGATAATTGGGACCAGGAAGCGTTTGCAAAGGCGCTGGCCCACACACTGGAAGACCAGGAAATCATGCTGAAGATCCAGACCATGAACTTATATGAAATCGAGGAAAACAGCCGGGAGGAACGGCTCGCGGAATATAAACGCTCCTTCTACCGCACTATGACTGTCATTGACGACTGTCTGGTCTCCTATAAACCTGATATAACAGAATTAGAAAAACAGGATTTCCGCTATGCTTTTTTCCCGTTTATGTATGGAATTTACGCATATGCGCACCCTACCGAGAAACAGCTTACTGTCATGAAACAAGTGGGAATCCCGCCATACAGAACTGACAGTGTTTGA
- a CDS encoding flavodoxin — translation MLRQRPLLRRPIHLAHFFRKYSFSRKEVFILLEYLVLYDSESGNTKKIAAAIFSRLPGNSKDLIDITTDKTIPEAKVYFVGFCVHRGTCSLAVSDFLGDLSGKEIALFGTCGMGDSPDYYKRIEHSVSAWIESDNEYLGAFICQGKMPQKVRQKYEAMRNEENSAQMDLFIRNFDEALPHPDSLDEEHAKVFVDKVLKKLQIGPGDF, via the coding sequence ATGCTGCGGCAGCGGCCCTTACTCAGGCGGCCGATACATCTAGCCCATTTTTTTAGAAAATACTCTTTCTCGCGAAAGGAGGTTTTTATATTGTTAGAATATCTGGTTTTATACGACAGTGAGTCCGGAAACACCAAGAAGATAGCGGCCGCTATTTTCTCCCGGCTTCCCGGCAACTCCAAGGATCTGATCGATATCACGACCGATAAAACGATTCCAGAGGCGAAAGTATATTTCGTAGGATTCTGCGTTCACCGGGGTACCTGCAGCCTGGCTGTCAGTGATTTCTTAGGTGACTTAAGCGGAAAAGAAATTGCTCTTTTCGGCACTTGCGGGATGGGGGATTCCCCGGATTACTATAAACGGATCGAACACAGCGTCAGCGCATGGATCGAAAGCGATAACGAGTACCTGGGCGCTTTTATCTGCCAAGGGAAAATGCCCCAGAAAGTACGGCAGAAATACGAAGCTATGCGTAATGAGGAAAACTCCGCCCAGATGGATCTTTTTATCCGCAACTTCGATGAAGCGCTTCCCCATCCCGACAGCCTGGATGAGGAACACGCAAAAGTCTTTGTAGATAAGGTTCTTAAAAAACTTCAAATAGGGCCGGGGGATTTTTAA
- a CDS encoding carboxymuconolactone decarboxylase yields the protein MNLYETDPEFMERFEHFAEKEVPGEEGQQLDDRTRYMAILATLLGCQGTAEFQKILPKALDAGVTPVEVKEIIYQATAYLGMGRVRPFLTLANEILEDRGVKLPLEGQATTTYADRLEKGAQAQVTMFGDQMKEAWKNGHINRWLAANCFGDYYTRKGLELAQREMITFCFLAAQGGCEPQLTSHAKGNMNMGNDKEFLIKVVSQCLPYIGYPRSLNAIACINKAAE from the coding sequence ATGAATTTGTATGAGACAGATCCGGAATTTATGGAGAGATTTGAACATTTTGCGGAAAAGGAAGTTCCTGGCGAAGAAGGCCAGCAGTTAGATGACAGGACTCGGTATATGGCCATCCTGGCCACGCTGCTTGGCTGCCAGGGAACGGCAGAGTTCCAGAAGATTCTTCCAAAAGCCCTGGATGCGGGAGTGACTCCGGTGGAGGTAAAAGAAATCATTTATCAGGCGACTGCTTATCTGGGAATGGGAAGAGTTCGTCCTTTCCTGACACTTGCCAATGAAATCCTGGAGGACAGAGGCGTAAAGCTCCCCCTGGAAGGGCAGGCCACGACGACTTACGCGGACCGTCTGGAAAAAGGGGCCCAGGCTCAGGTGACCATGTTTGGCGATCAGATGAAAGAAGCCTGGAAGAACGGGCATATCAACCGCTGGCTTGCAGCCAATTGTTTTGGAGATTATTATACGAGAAAAGGATTGGAACTGGCTCAGCGGGAGATGATCACATTCTGTTTCCTGGCGGCCCAGGGAGGCTGCGAACCTCAGCTTACATCCCACGCAAAGGGAAATATGAATATGGGAAATGACAAAGAATTTCTGATCAAGGTAGTGTCCCAATGTCTGCCGTATATCGGTTATCCCAGAAGTTTAAATGCTATTGCCTGTATCAATAAGGCGGCGGAATAA
- a CDS encoding DUF134 domain-containing protein, producing the protein MPRPRKCRRVCSMPSIHGFTPIPDQPDCSPVILTVDEYEAVRLIDKEGFSQEECSSYMAVARTTVQQIYASARHKLALALVDGLPLKIEGGDYRLCDGAEKACNCGGCRRHRIQNNIQEEQEMKIAVTYENGEVFQHFGHTEQFKLYTVSDRKITDSSVVDTNGSGHGALADFLKEYGVDTLICGGIGGGARTALAEAGIHLYPGVTGAADQAVEALLEDRLEYDPDTLCSHHGEHHHEGHDCGSHGCGGHSCHE; encoded by the coding sequence TTGCCAAGGCCGCGAAAATGCAGGCGTGTCTGCTCTATGCCTTCTATCCATGGATTTACTCCGATTCCGGATCAGCCCGACTGTTCTCCGGTGATCCTGACGGTGGATGAATATGAGGCGGTCCGCCTGATCGATAAGGAAGGGTTTTCCCAAGAGGAATGCAGTTCTTATATGGCGGTGGCCCGGACCACAGTTCAGCAGATCTACGCTTCTGCCCGGCACAAGCTTGCCCTGGCTCTGGTAGACGGCCTCCCCTTAAAGATCGAAGGCGGGGACTACCGTCTCTGCGACGGCGCGGAAAAGGCGTGCAACTGCGGCGGATGCCGCAGACATAGAATACAGAATAATATCCAGGAGGAACAAGAAATGAAAATTGCAGTAACTTATGAAAATGGAGAAGTTTTTCAGCATTTTGGACACACGGAACAGTTCAAGCTCTATACCGTGTCTGATCGGAAGATCACCGACTCTTCTGTTGTGGACACCAACGGAAGCGGCCACGGCGCGCTGGCTGATTTCCTGAAGGAATACGGCGTTGATACCTTGATCTGCGGCGGCATCGGCGGCGGCGCCCGCACAGCTCTAGCCGAGGCCGGTATCCATCTGTATCCCGGCGTGACCGGCGCGGCGGACCAGGCTGTAGAAGCGCTTCTGGAAGACCGTCTGGAATACGATCCCGACACCCTCTGCAGCCATCACGGGGAACATCACCATGAGGGACATGACTGTGGTTCCCACGGCTGCGGCGGACATTCCTGCCACGAGTAG
- a CDS encoding aldo/keto reductase encodes MEYTTLGNTNIEVSKLCVGCMSFGKPGTLHDWTVDEAATENIVKHALDLGINFFDTANGYSEGTSEEYLGRALKKNAARDKVVIASKVYFNPGRLSSEAIHREIDGSLKRLGTDYLDLYIIHRFDYGTPIEETMEALNDLVVSGKVRAIGASAMYGYQFYNMQLAARDNGWAQFSAMENHYNLLYREDEHELIPICRQMNVSLMPYSPLAAGHLTRPEWNSDSIRSKTDRAAMGKYDRTQEQDMEIVRRVHSLSERYGVKMQQIALAWEWAKGVASPIIGATKATHFDDAAGAFAVKLTAEDIAYLEEPYMPHRIVGAIDQNPADGVKLLDEKK; translated from the coding sequence ATGGAATACACAACACTTGGAAACACAAATATAGAAGTATCAAAACTCTGCGTAGGCTGTATGAGTTTCGGAAAACCCGGAACACTCCACGACTGGACGGTGGACGAGGCCGCGACAGAGAACATTGTAAAGCACGCTCTGGACCTGGGAATCAATTTTTTCGATACCGCAAATGGCTATTCGGAGGGCACCAGCGAAGAGTATCTGGGCAGAGCTCTTAAGAAAAATGCCGCAAGAGATAAAGTCGTCATCGCTTCAAAGGTCTACTTCAATCCGGGAAGACTTTCTTCCGAAGCCATCCACCGGGAGATCGATGGGAGCCTGAAGCGTCTCGGCACAGATTATCTCGACCTGTATATCATTCACAGGTTTGATTATGGGACGCCGATCGAGGAGACAATGGAAGCGCTGAACGATCTTGTAGTATCCGGGAAGGTGCGTGCCATCGGAGCTTCAGCCATGTACGGATACCAGTTCTATAATATGCAGTTAGCCGCCAGAGACAATGGCTGGGCACAATTTTCAGCTATGGAAAATCATTACAATCTGCTCTACAGGGAAGACGAACACGAACTGATACCAATCTGCCGTCAGATGAATGTATCTCTTATGCCTTACAGCCCTCTTGCAGCCGGGCATCTGACCAGACCAGAATGGAATTCGGACTCTATCCGGAGCAAGACCGACCGTGCGGCGATGGGAAAATACGACCGCACCCAGGAGCAGGATATGGAAATCGTCCGCAGAGTCCATTCTCTTTCAGAAAGATATGGCGTGAAAATGCAGCAGATCGCCCTGGCATGGGAATGGGCCAAAGGTGTGGCCTCACCGATCATCGGAGCCACAAAAGCGACTCATTTTGACGATGCCGCCGGAGCATTTGCTGTAAAACTTACAGCGGAAGATATCGCCTACTTGGAAGAGCCCTATATGCCCCACAGAATCGTGGGCGCTATCGACCAAAATCCTGCCGATGGAGTTAAGCTGCTGGATGAAAAAAAATAA
- a CDS encoding DMT family transporter — protein MEHRQGAGHLAAILTIVIWGTTFIFTKILLKEFEPVEILLFRFVLGFVILLLVYPGRMKGTDRRQEFIFAAAGLCGVCLYYLLENIALTYTLASNVGVIVSVSPFFTAIFNRIFGEKERLKARFFLGFAVAMAGIGLISFWGTKVEVSPIGDLLSLAAAVVWACYSILTRKISKFGYPTVQTTRRIFAYGIIFMLPTLFFFDFQLGLSRFTKPENLLNILFLGVGASAMCFATWNFAVKVLGAVKTSVYIYLVPVITVISSVLVLHEKISGPGWAGILLTLAGLGISEYRGKS, from the coding sequence ATGGAGCATAGACAGGGAGCGGGCCATCTGGCCGCGATTCTTACCATCGTGATCTGGGGGACCACATTTATTTTTACTAAGATTCTTTTGAAAGAATTTGAACCTGTGGAGATTCTTTTGTTTCGGTTTGTTCTGGGGTTTGTGATTCTGCTGCTGGTATACCCCGGACGGATGAAAGGGACGGACCGGAGGCAGGAGTTCATTTTTGCGGCGGCAGGACTGTGCGGCGTCTGTCTGTATTATCTCTTGGAAAATATCGCTTTGACTTATACCCTGGCCTCTAATGTGGGAGTCATTGTATCAGTATCTCCGTTTTTTACAGCAATCTTCAACCGAATTTTTGGAGAAAAAGAACGACTGAAAGCCAGATTTTTTCTAGGATTTGCGGTTGCCATGGCGGGAATCGGACTGATCAGTTTCTGGGGGACCAAAGTAGAAGTAAGTCCCATTGGGGATCTGCTTTCGCTGGCAGCGGCAGTGGTGTGGGCCTGCTACTCCATTTTGACCAGGAAGATCAGCAAATTTGGATATCCAACGGTGCAGACGACGAGAAGAATATTTGCTTACGGCATTATTTTTATGCTGCCAACCCTATTTTTCTTTGATTTTCAGTTGGGACTCTCCCGGTTTACAAAACCGGAGAACCTTCTCAATATCCTGTTCTTAGGAGTGGGGGCTTCGGCCATGTGTTTTGCGACCTGGAATTTTGCGGTGAAAGTATTGGGAGCAGTAAAGACCAGTGTGTATATTTACCTTGTGCCGGTGATCACTGTGATCAGTTCCGTGCTGGTGCTTCATGAGAAGATATCAGGCCCTGGATGGGCGGGAATCCTGCTTACACTGGCAGGACTGGGAATCTCGGAATATCGGGGGAAAAGCTAA
- a CDS encoding J domain-containing protein — translation MTDPYSVLGVSRNASDEEIKKAYRSLSRKYHPDANINNPNKDQAEARFKEVQQAYQQIMHEREYGSSSQSGGDYDFGGFGDFGSFRGFSGQYRQAGSSSAQTEDELHMQAAANFINSRHYQEALNLLNGMKTRNAQWYFYSAAANSGVGNNVIALEHAKEALRQDPGNLQYQMLVRQLESGGMWYEQRQGPYQTTFSGGSSWCMKLCLANLVCNLCCGGSGLCCGSGPYSGGRYI, via the coding sequence ATGACTGACCCATACAGCGTCCTTGGCGTATCAAGAAACGCTTCCGACGAGGAGATCAAAAAAGCTTACCGGTCTCTGAGCCGCAAATACCATCCTGACGCCAATATCAACAACCCCAATAAGGATCAGGCGGAAGCTCGTTTCAAAGAAGTCCAGCAGGCTTATCAGCAGATCATGCATGAACGGGAATACGGTTCTTCCTCCCAGAGCGGCGGAGATTATGATTTTGGCGGATTTGGGGATTTTGGTTCCTTCCGTGGATTCAGCGGCCAGTACCGACAGGCAGGAAGCAGTTCCGCCCAGACAGAGGACGAGTTACATATGCAGGCTGCCGCCAACTTTATCAACAGCCGCCATTATCAGGAGGCCCTTAATCTTTTGAACGGCATGAAGACACGGAATGCCCAGTGGTATTTTTACAGCGCCGCCGCCAACTCCGGCGTGGGCAATAATGTAATCGCCCTGGAACACGCGAAAGAAGCCCTGCGTCAGGATCCCGGCAATCTTCAATATCAGATGCTGGTCCGCCAGCTGGAAAGCGGAGGCATGTGGTATGAACAGCGGCAGGGCCCTTACCAGACCACATTTTCCGGCGGCAGCAGCTGGTGCATGAAACTTTGTCTGGCTAATCTGGTCTGTAATCTGTGCTGCGGCGGCAGCGGATTATGCTGCGGCAGCGGCCCTTACTCAGGCGGCCGATACATCTAG